One segment of Brassica napus cultivar Da-Ae chromosome C3, Da-Ae, whole genome shotgun sequence DNA contains the following:
- the LOC106435289 gene encoding peroxisomal membrane protein 11B, with product MSLDTVDKLVVFLAKRDGIDKLVKTFQYVAKLACWHVEATRPDAAERFKKWEVASGLSRKAFRTGRSLTGFNALRRNPGATPVIRFLAVLANSGEMVYFFFDHFLWLSRIGTLDPKIAKKMSFISAFGESFGYVFFIIIDCIFIRQRLRSLKRLRTNDEPKEEVSGKVSEIQGDIVMRLMGISANVADLIIALAEIQPNPFCNHTVTLGISGLVSAWAGWYRNWPS from the exons ATGTCTTTGGACACGGTGGACAAGCTGGTAGTGTTCTTGGCTAAGAGAGATGGAATAGACAAGCTTGTGAAAACATTCCAATACGTGGCCAAGCTCGCGTGCTGGCACGTTGAAGCTACAAGACCCGACGCGGCCGAGAGGTTCAAGAAATGGGAGGTCGCGTCCGGTCTCAGCCGCAAAGCCTTCAG GACCGGGAGGTCTCTAACGGGTTTCAATGCCCTGAGACGAAACCCTGGTGCAACCCCTGTGATCCGTTTCTTGGCGGTCCTAGCCAATTCAGGAGAGATGGTTTATTTCTTCTTCGATCATTTTCTTTGGTTATCAAGAATCGGTACACTAGACCCCAAGATCGCCAAGAAAATGAGTTTCATCTCAGCTTTTGGTGAATCTTTTGGTTACGTCTTCTTTATCATCATCGATTGCATTTTCATAAGGCAGAGACTCAGATCCTTGAAAAGACTCCGGACCAACGATGAACCCAAAGAAGAAGTCAGCGGGAAAGTTAGCGAGATTCAAGGAGATATAGTGATGAGATTGATGGGAATTTCAGCTAACGTTGCGGATTTGATTATCGCACTGGCGGAAATTCAACCTAATCCGTTTTGTAACCACACGGTTACACTTGGTATAAGCGGTTTAGTATCGGCTTGGGCCGGTTGGTATAGGAATTGGCCatcgtga
- the LOC106435292 gene encoding probable aquaporin TIP5-1, giving the protein MRRMIPTTFSSKFQGAVSMNALRCYVSEFISTFFFVLAAVGSVMASRKLTAGDVTGPFSVLIPAIANAFALSSSVYISWNVSGGHVNPAVTFGMAVAGRISVPTALFYWASQMIASVMACLVLKVTVIEQHVPIYKIAGEMTGFGASVLEGVLAFVLVYTVFTANDPRRGLPLAVGPIFIGFVAGANVLAAGPFSGGAMNPACAFGSAMIYGSFKNQAVYWVGPLLGGATAALVYDNMVVVTAAEDDRGSSTGDATGV; this is encoded by the exons ATGAGAAGAATGATTCCAACAACGTTTTCAAGTAAGTTTCAAGGAGCAGTGAGTATGAATGCGTTGAGATGTTACGTTTCTGAGTTTATCTCAACCTTCTTCTTCGTCCTGGCAGCCGTTGGATCCGTCATGGCTTCAA GGAAACTGACGGCGGGTGATGTTACGGGTCCGTTTAGTGTATTAATACCGGCGATTGCAAATGCGTTTGCATTATCATCTTCAGTTTACATCTCTTGGAACGTCTCTGGTGGCCATGTGAATCCAGCGGTTACGTTTGGAATGGCGGTTGCTGGTCGGATTAGCGTCCCAACCGCTCTGTTCTACTGGGCTTCACAGATGATTGCCTCTGTTATGGCATGCCTTGTCCTTAAAGTAACCGTCATTGAACAG CACGTACCGATCTATAAGATTGCCGGGGAAATGACGGGATTTGGAGCATCGGTTCTCGAGGGTGTTTTAGCGTTCGTCCTTGTCTACACCGTGTTCACGGCTAACGACCCCAGACGTGGCTTACCTTTAGCCGTGGGACCGATATTCATAGGGTTTGTTGCGGGCGCCAATGTTTTAGCCGCTGGTCCATTCTCTGGAGGAGCCATGAATCCAGCATGTGCCTTTGGGTCGGCTATGATTTATGGAAGCTTCAAGAACCAAGCCGTCTATTGGGTCGGGCCTTTGCTCGGAGGAGCCACCGCTGCGCTAGTGTATGACAACATGGTGGTGGTTACGGCAGCTGAAGATGACCGTGGTTCATCCACAGGAGATGCCACTGGTGTGTGA